One Streptomyces sp. CG4 genomic window, CACCGGTGCGCTCGCCCAGCGAGCCGCCGAGGAAGCCGAACTCGAAGGCGATCAGCACGGCCGGGGTGCCCCCGACGCGCGCGGTGCCGCAGACGACCGACTCCTCCTCGCCGGTGCGGGCCGTGGCACGGGCGCGGGAGGCGTCGTAGCCCTGCCAGTCGAGGGGGCCGTCCGTCTTCGGTTCCCTTATTCTGCCGGGCAGTTCGCCGAAGGTCGCCTCGTCCGCGACCAGGGCCAGGATCTCCCGGGCCGACAGCCGCTCAGGCATCGGCCACCAGCGCCCGCTTCATGATCTTCCCCATGTCGTTGCGGGGGAGGGCACCCAGGTACCGGACGACGCGTGGGCGCTTGTGCGGGGCGAGGCGGCGGGCCACGTGGTCCGCCAACTCCTCGGCGGCGGGCGGGACTTCCGTGTCCGCCGGGACGATCCAGGCCACGATCCGCTCGCCCAGGTCCGCGTCCGGCTCCCCGGTGACCGCCGCCTCCCGCACCCCCGGATGCTCCAGCAGCGCGTTCTCGATCTCACCGGCCCCGATCTTGTAACCGCCGCTCTTGATCAGGTCGGTGGCTTTGCGTCCGACGATCCGGACGTATCCGTCGGGCTCGCGGACCGCCATGTCCCCCGTGCGGAAGAACCCGTCGGCGGTGAACGCGGCGGCCGTGGCGTCGGGCCGGTTCAGGTACTCGGTGAACAGGTTCGGCCCGCGTACCTGGATCTCGCCGACGCTCTCCCCGTCGTACGCGCCGATCGGCGTCCCGTCCTCCTCCACGAGCCGCAGCTCGACGCCGGGCAGCGGCACGCCCACGGTCCCGGCGCGCGGCTCCCCGTCGGCCCGCACACTGGTGTTCATCAGCGTCTCCGTCATGCCGTACCGCTCGATCACGCCTCGCCCGGTCGCCGCCGCGATCCGCTCGTGGTCGTGCACGGGCAGCGCCGCCGAGCCCGACACCAGCAGCCGGGCCCGGGTGAGCGCCTTGGCCAGCTCCGGGTCCTCGGGCAGCGCCTCGGCGATGCGGTGGTACATCGTCGGCACCCCGAACAGCATGGTCGCGCCGGCGGTCAGCTCCCGGGCCACGCCCTCGGTGGAGAACCGGCCGAGGTGCCGGACGCTGCCGCCGCGCCGCAGCGGGCCGAGGGTGCCCAGCACGAGCCCGTGCACATGGAACAGCGGCAGCCCGTGGACCAGTACGTCCTCGGCCGTCCACTGCCAGGCGTCGGCGAGCGCGTCCAGGGTGGTGGTGAGGGCCCGGCGGGGCAGGACGGCGCCCTTGGGCGGGCCGGTGGTGCCGGAGGTGTAGACGATCAGCGCCGGGTCCCCGTCGGCGGCGGTCTCGCCGGGTACGGCACCGGGGGCGGCGGCCGCGTCGACGTCCAGCCGCTCCAACGTGCCGAGCGCGGAGGGGAGTTCGGCACCCGGTGGGGCCAGCACCAGGGTCGGCGCGCTGTCGGAGACGATGTGCGCGAGTTCCTTCTCGCCCGACTTCGGGTTCAGCGGCACCGCGGCCGCCCCGGCGAGCAGGACGCCCGTCACCGCTACGGCCGTCTCCAGTTCGGGCGTGGCCCACACGGCGACGCGGCCCGTGCCGCGCAGCCGGGCGGCGAGCGCACCGGCGGCCCCGGCGAGCTCGCCGTACGTCAACGACCGGGCACCGAACCGCAGGGCGATCCGTTCACCCGGACCGTGCGTCAGAGCGGGAAAGAGGGAGGACACGCGGGGCACTCCTAACACTCGCGGTGGGGACCGTTCGGCACCTTCCTACACCAGGAGCCTGGAGCCGACGACCACGCTCAGGTCCGGTGCGAGCCGCAGCTCCGTCGCGTGCAGCGCGGGATGCTCCAGCCAGTGCAGCCGGGCCCGGTCCGGTTCGCCCTCGTGCAGCGGCGGCCAGCCGGTCGCCGGGGTGAAGTCGTCCACGACGACCGTCCCGCCGGGCACGAGCAGCCGCTCGACGTCGGCGGGCGGATCGCCGGGTGCCTTGCCCTGCCCGCCCCCGTCGAGAACGAGCAGGTCGAAGGGCCCGTACTCCTCGATCCGGCGCCAGTCGCCGGTGAGCACGGCGGCCTCCGGGCGCCCCGCGAACACCTGGGCGGCGGCCCGCGCCCGCTCCGGATCCCGCTCCACGCTGTACAGCCGCACCCCCGGCGCCGCGCCCGAGACCAGCCAGGCCAGGCCCACCCCGAGTCCGGTCCCGGTCTCCCCGATGCGGGCCCGCGCCCCGCCCGCCAACACGCGCAGCAGGCCGCCCTGTTCGGGGCGGCAGGAGTACGGGAAGCGGTGGGTCCGGGCGGCGGTGAGCGCGGACCGTACGAGGGGCGGGAGGCCGGTTACGGTCGTGTGGGCCGCGGTGCCGTCGGTGGTCATGGTCGGTTCACACCGGGCCGCGACGTTCTTCGGCGGCGGGATGCTGCACGCCAGGGGGGTGCCGTGATGTGTCGTCCTGCGGCTGCGTCGTCGCCCGGCACGCCTCCGCATACGCTCGTACGAGCGGGCGGCCGCGGTCCTCCCGCCGCCAGGCCAGCGCATACCGGCTCGGGCCGATGCCCCGGACCCGGCGGGTGACCACCCCGCCCCGGGTGATCAGGGGCGCGTTGCCCTCGGCCACCAGGCAGAGCCCGAGGCCCGCCACCAGCGCCTCGTACGTCTCCTCCGCCCCGGAGATCTCCGCGCCGATCCGGGGCGGCCGGCCGGCGCGGGCGTCCAGTGCGAGCCAGTGGTCCCGCAGCCGGCCCGCGCTCTCCGGCAGCGCCAGGAACGGCTCGTCCAGGACGTCCGTGAAGTCCAGCTCGGTGCGGGCGGCCAGCGGGTGCGTCTCCGGCAGGGCGAGCAGGCGCGGTTCCTCGGCGACCACCGTCCAGGCGTAGCGCTCCTCGTCCGGCAGCGGCAGCCAGACGAAGGCGACGTCCGTCGAGCCGTCCGCCAGGCCCGCCGTCGCATCGTCCCAGCTCATCTGCCGTAGCCGCACCGTGACCCGCGGGTGCGCGGCGGTGAACCGGGAGCGGATGGCCGGCAGCAGCCCGCCCCGGCCCGGACTGGTGCTCATGCCCACCACCAGCGTGCTGCGCTGGGCCGCCTTGGCCGCCTCCACCGCCGCCGCGCCCGCCTCCCATGCCGACAGGACGGCGCGGGCGTGCGGCAGCAGTGCCTCGCCCGCCGCCGTCAGCGCCACCCCGTGCTGATCGCGCCGGAACAGTTCCGTCCCCAACTGCCGCTCCAGCGCCCGGATTTGTTTGCTCAGCGCCGGCTGCGAGACATAGAGACGCTCGGCGGCCCGGGTGAAGTGCAGCTCCTCGGCGACCGCGACGAAGTACCGCAGATCACGAGCGTGGACGTCCATCGTCATAACCGTTGGCTATCACCGAGGGTCTTGGACGGGCAACGGCATCCGGCAGCAGTCTTGTTCGTGTCGCACCCGATGGGGCGAACGAGACGAGAGCGACGGGGAGTTGCGATGAACAAGGTATGGCTGGTGACCGGGGCGAGCAGCGGTTTCGGGCGGGCGATCGCCGAGGCGGCCGTAGCCGCCGGTGATGTGGTGGTCGGCGCGGCCCGGCGTCCGGAGGCCCTGGACGACCTGGTGGCGGCTCACCCCGACCAGGTGGAGGCGCTGCGTCTGGACGTCACCGACCTGGCCGCGATCGATTCGGCGGTCCGG contains:
- a CDS encoding acyl-CoA synthetase → MSSLFPALTHGPGERIALRFGARSLTYGELAGAAGALAARLRGTGRVAVWATPELETAVAVTGVLLAGAAAVPLNPKSGEKELAHIVSDSAPTLVLAPPGAELPSALGTLERLDVDAAAAPGAVPGETAADGDPALIVYTSGTTGPPKGAVLPRRALTTTLDALADAWQWTAEDVLVHGLPLFHVHGLVLGTLGPLRRGGSVRHLGRFSTEGVARELTAGATMLFGVPTMYHRIAEALPEDPELAKALTRARLLVSGSAALPVHDHERIAAATGRGVIERYGMTETLMNTSVRADGEPRAGTVGVPLPGVELRLVEEDGTPIGAYDGESVGEIQVRGPNLFTEYLNRPDATAAAFTADGFFRTGDMAVREPDGYVRIVGRKATDLIKSGGYKIGAGEIENALLEHPGVREAAVTGEPDADLGERIVAWIVPADTEVPPAAEELADHVARRLAPHKRPRVVRYLGALPRNDMGKIMKRALVADA
- a CDS encoding O-methyltransferase, with protein sequence MTTDGTAAHTTVTGLPPLVRSALTAARTHRFPYSCRPEQGGLLRVLAGGARARIGETGTGLGVGLAWLVSGAAPGVRLYSVERDPERARAAAQVFAGRPEAAVLTGDWRRIEEYGPFDLLVLDGGGQGKAPGDPPADVERLLVPGGTVVVDDFTPATGWPPLHEGEPDRARLHWLEHPALHATELRLAPDLSVVVGSRLLV
- a CDS encoding LysR family transcriptional regulator, coding for MTMDVHARDLRYFVAVAEELHFTRAAERLYVSQPALSKQIRALERQLGTELFRRDQHGVALTAAGEALLPHARAVLSAWEAGAAAVEAAKAAQRSTLVVGMSTSPGRGGLLPAIRSRFTAAHPRVTVRLRQMSWDDATAGLADGSTDVAFVWLPLPDEERYAWTVVAEEPRLLALPETHPLAARTELDFTDVLDEPFLALPESAGRLRDHWLALDARAGRPPRIGAEISGAEETYEALVAGLGLCLVAEGNAPLITRGGVVTRRVRGIGPSRYALAWRREDRGRPLVRAYAEACRATTQPQDDTSRHPPGVQHPAAEERRGPV